A window of the Cannabis sativa cultivar Pink pepper isolate KNU-18-1 chromosome X, ASM2916894v1, whole genome shotgun sequence genome harbors these coding sequences:
- the LOC115697978 gene encoding SPX domain-containing protein 2 has translation MKFWKILSSLLEEIFPEWRDRFLSYKSLKKQLKSFYPKPGNPSSPKRSKLSHAEEEEEEAEVTEEVAVFLKLLNDEIHKFNEFFVQKEEDYIIAWKELRDRIIRARDSNEDLKDVGKKLVDLHGEMVLLEIYSILNYTGLVKITKKHDKLSGALIRVSFIQGVLQEPFFSTDVVKTLVEECGTMLDNIFSRNELVEIEQLESTYVKLTLLALQVLKDIRGESSTAGPHSISQLHRDAGE, from the exons ATGAAGTTCTGGAAGATCCTCAGCAGCCTTCTTGAGGAGATTTTTCCTGAATGGCGAGACAGGTTTCTGTCTTACAAGTCATTGAAGAAGCAATTGAAATCTTTTTACCCAAAGCCTGGTAACCCATCATCACCCAAGCGTTCCAAACTATCACAcgccgaagaagaagaagaagaagccgaGGTTACGGAGGAGGTCGCCGTTTTCTTGAAGCTTTTGAATGACGAGATTCACAAGTTCAATGAGTTCTTTGTTCAGAAAGAGGAAGATTATATCATTGCATGGAAG GAACTGCGAGACAGAATAATAAGGGCCAGGGATTCAAATGAAGATCTGAAAGATGTAGGGAAGAAGTTGGTGGATCTTCATGGAGAGATGGTTTTGCTTGAGATTTACAGCATCCTTAATTACACAG GACTAGTGAAAATAACAAAGAAACACGACAAGCTAAGTGGAGCTCTTATTCGCGTATCTTTTATCCAAGGCGTCTTACAAGAACCATTTTTCAGTACTGATGTGGTTAAGACACTGGTGGAGGAGTGCGGGACAATGCTAGATAACATATTTTCAAGGAATGAGCTCGTGGAGATTGAGCAATTAGAGAGCACATACGTTAAGCTAACCTTATTGGCTTTGCAAGTCTTGAAGGATATTAGGGGTGAAAGTTCAACTGCAGGTCCACATTCCATTTCTCAGTTGCATAGAGATGCAGGAGAGTAG